Proteins from a single region of Candidatus Omnitrophota bacterium:
- a CDS encoding dihydroorotase — translation MALLIKNANIVSAKGIAKECQDILIEKGIIEKIASKIPAGDHKVIDATGKLVLPGLIDLHCHLREPGQEHKETIETGSKSAAKGGFTTIFCMPNTRPPIDNAKIIEGILKEVRRVGLVNIIPVGAVTKGQNGEELTDIFELKEAGCLAISDDGKSVSNSQLIRHALEYAKMANILLMEHCEDPTFSHGVMNEGSCSTLLGLKGIPDISESIIVSRDIELVRYLKTKIHFSHISSARSVELIRVAKSQGIEVTAEACPHHFSLTENDVESFNTNTKVNPPLKARADIDAIKQGLKDGTIDCISTDHAPHTAEDKELEFDCAPFGMIGFETALGLAIKELVETKVLTWGKLVERMAVMPAKISGLTTKGEISEGKDADIVIIDPDKEWVFEESEIVSKSKNSPFIGKKLKGCVETTICGGKISYQVK, via the coding sequence ATGGCGTTGCTTATAAAAAATGCAAATATCGTAAGCGCAAAAGGAATTGCAAAAGAGTGCCAAGATATTTTGATTGAAAAAGGGATCATTGAAAAGATTGCATCCAAGATTCCTGCAGGTGATCATAAAGTCATTGATGCGACCGGCAAGCTTGTTTTGCCAGGATTGATTGATCTTCATTGTCATTTGAGAGAGCCAGGTCAAGAGCACAAGGAAACCATTGAGACAGGTTCAAAATCCGCAGCCAAAGGTGGATTTACAACTATTTTTTGTATGCCGAACACAAGGCCACCTATTGATAACGCAAAAATTATAGAAGGAATTTTAAAGGAAGTTAGGCGGGTTGGACTTGTGAATATTATCCCTGTTGGGGCTGTGACCAAAGGACAAAACGGCGAAGAGTTGACAGATATTTTTGAATTAAAAGAAGCGGGATGTTTGGCTATTTCTGACGATGGGAAATCGGTTTCGAATAGTCAGCTGATACGTCATGCTCTTGAATATGCGAAAATGGCTAATATCCTTTTGATGGAACATTGTGAAGATCCAACATTTAGCCATGGCGTGATGAACGAAGGAAGCTGCTCAACTCTGTTAGGTTTAAAAGGGATTCCGGACATTTCAGAGAGTATTATTGTGTCGCGAGATATTGAGCTTGTGCGTTATCTAAAAACAAAAATTCATTTTTCTCATATTAGTTCAGCGCGCTCTGTTGAGCTTATTCGTGTTGCGAAATCGCAAGGCATTGAAGTTACGGCAGAAGCATGCCCACATCATTTTTCACTTACAGAGAATGATGTAGAATCATTTAACACAAATACAAAGGTCAATCCTCCTTTGAAAGCAAGGGCTGATATTGATGCGATCAAGCAAGGTCTTAAAGACGGCACCATTGATTGTATTTCAACTGATCATGCACCGCATACGGCTGAAGATAAAGAGCTTGAGTTTGATTGTGCACCTTTTGGAATGATTGGTTTTGAAACAGCCTTAGGCTTGGCCATTAAAGAACTTGTTGAAACAAAAGTTTTAACATGGGGCAAATTAGTTGAGCGCATGGCTGTGATGCCAGCGAAGATTTCTGGGCTAACAACTAAGGGTGAGATTTCTGAAGGTAAAGATGCGGATATTGTTATTATTGATCCTGACAAAGAGTGGGTCTTTGAAGAAAGTGAAATTGTTTCAAAATCAAAGAATTCTCCGTTTATAGGAAAAAAACTCAAAGGATGCGTAGAAACAACAATCTGTGGTGGGAAAATATCGTATCAAGTTAAATAA
- a CDS encoding TIGR00725 family protein, with the protein MKVTISVIGSHDLTHGVEQLAHEIGKFIAEMGAILVCGGLGGVMEASSKGAKEAGGTTIGLLPGKEKKDANPYIDIALPTSIGFARNAMVACSADIIVALPGSHGTNCEICYGLVYKRPVIDLGNWGIDGMIKVENLEEAKNKIKEYIDEIKQARS; encoded by the coding sequence ATGAAAGTTACAATATCAGTCATCGGAAGCCATGATCTTACACATGGGGTGGAGCAATTAGCCCATGAAATAGGCAAGTTTATAGCTGAAATGGGTGCAATACTAGTTTGCGGAGGTCTCGGGGGAGTAATGGAGGCGTCTTCGAAAGGGGCAAAAGAGGCTGGAGGAACAACAATTGGTCTTTTGCCAGGCAAGGAAAAAAAGGATGCTAATCCGTATATAGATATTGCGCTTCCAACATCAATTGGATTTGCCAGAAATGCTATGGTGGCATGTTCGGCCGATATTATTGTGGCTCTTCCTGGGAGCCATGGGACAAATTGTGAGATTTGCTACGGTCTTGTTTATAAAAGACCTGTGATTGATCTTGGAAATTGGGGAATTGATGGTATGATAAAAGTTGAAAATTTAGAAGAAGCAAAAAATAAGATTAAAGAATATATAGACGAAATCAAGCAAGCAAGGAGTTAG
- a CDS encoding isoprenylcysteine carboxylmethyltransferase family protein, giving the protein MKKRVQVDSLILSSTIILTGALYLFPGLYSKNIWSDNIFDYLGFLALLLGVYLRMAARGYKKEFSRKGHGLVSNGLYAFVRNPMYLGSFLMGSGFLLIVWPWWALPIFALAFYRRFNKQMIKEEKHLETLFGDEYRNYCKKTPRLFPEIKKIKKLKFSEVFPWDITWSTKEKRGLFLWPLLGILLETFQQQVIFHQINVGQTIKIAVFAGIVFAISLKVLYRNNKNLK; this is encoded by the coding sequence ATGAAAAAACGAGTGCAAGTCGATAGCCTTATTCTATCATCCACCATTATTCTTACGGGAGCGCTCTATTTGTTTCCTGGGTTGTATTCCAAAAATATTTGGTCAGATAATATTTTTGATTATTTGGGATTTTTAGCTCTACTTTTAGGTGTTTATTTACGTATGGCTGCTCGTGGATATAAAAAAGAATTTTCTAGGAAAGGTCACGGGCTTGTGTCCAACGGATTGTATGCGTTTGTTCGAAATCCAATGTATTTGGGAAGTTTTTTGATGGGGTCGGGATTTTTATTGATTGTTTGGCCATGGTGGGCTCTACCTATTTTTGCGCTTGCTTTTTATCGAAGATTTAACAAGCAAATGATCAAAGAAGAGAAGCACCTAGAGACACTTTTTGGTGATGAATATAGAAATTATTGCAAGAAGACACCACGTCTTTTTCCTGAAATTAAGAAAATAAAAAAGTTAAAGTTTTCAGAAGTATTTCCTTGGGACATCACTTGGAGCACAAAAGAAAAACGAGGGCTTTTTTTATGGCCGCTTTTAGGCATTTTGCTTGAAACATTTCAACAGCAAGTTATCTTTCATCAGATTAATGTTGGGCAAACAATTAAGATTGCTGTTTTTGCAGGAATTGTTTTTGCGATCAGTTTAAAAGTGCTATACAGAAACAATAAGAATTTAAAATAG
- a CDS encoding dihydroorotate dehydrogenase electron transfer subunit, whose protein sequence is MLKNQYQLKIASNKKITKNLYHMIFSGKAIGMDAKPGQFVHLRVNDKLTPFFRRPFGVFRLKDSLEILYDVVGLGTTILSQKKKGDILDVIGPLGSFFCMPPKGIKTVVLIAGGIGIAPLLSLSDALRKKKYKVVLLQGGRNKDQIVASSEFKKNGCVVHVSTDDGSVGIKGRVSKLFSNIKGNSDEIFIYACGPKLMIKSVQTFAKKQNICGQASLEEVMACGIGTCLGCSTKTKNGYKTVCKDGPVFSLDEVVI, encoded by the coding sequence ATGCTAAAAAATCAGTATCAGCTAAAAATTGCATCAAACAAAAAGATAACAAAAAATTTGTATCATATGATCTTTTCTGGCAAAGCAATTGGCATGGATGCAAAGCCAGGTCAATTTGTCCATTTGCGCGTTAATGATAAGCTGACACCTTTTTTCCGTCGGCCCTTTGGGGTGTTTCGCCTAAAAGATTCTCTCGAGATTCTTTATGATGTTGTGGGTTTAGGAACAACGATATTATCACAAAAGAAAAAGGGAGACATCTTAGATGTTATTGGTCCTTTGGGTTCATTTTTTTGTATGCCGCCCAAAGGAATAAAAACAGTTGTTTTAATTGCAGGCGGCATTGGCATTGCTCCTTTGCTTTCGCTTTCAGACGCATTGAGAAAAAAGAAATACAAAGTCGTTCTTTTGCAAGGGGGGCGCAACAAAGACCAGATTGTTGCTTCGAGTGAATTTAAGAAAAATGGTTGTGTTGTTCATGTTTCAACTGATGACGGAAGCGTTGGGATAAAGGGGAGAGTGTCAAAATTGTTTTCCAACATAAAAGGAAACTCAGATGAAATTTTTATTTATGCGTGTGGTCCTAAGCTAATGATAAAATCTGTTCAGACATTTGCAAAGAAACAAAATATTTGCGGTCAAGCATCTTTAGAAGAAGTCATGGCTTGCGGAATCGGGACATGTTTAGGCTGCTCGACAAAAACAAAAAATGGATACAAGACGGTTTGTAAAGATGGACCGGTTTTTAGTTTGGATGAGGTTGTAATTTAG
- a CDS encoding sulfite exporter TauE/SafE family protein: MPYLLYVLVGLVGGIFSGIFGIGGGAIMIPALVYFFGLTQHQAQGTCLAILLPPIGILAVLRYYQAGHVNWVMAGFIALGFVFGAYFGADWIQAIPGPQLKKAFGLFLIILGLKMFFLK; encoded by the coding sequence ATGCCGTATCTTTTGTACGTTTTAGTTGGATTGGTTGGTGGAATCTTTAGCGGGATTTTTGGAATTGGTGGCGGGGCGATTATGATTCCAGCGCTTGTTTATTTTTTTGGGCTTACGCAACATCAGGCGCAAGGAACATGTTTGGCGATTTTGCTTCCGCCTATTGGTATTTTAGCGGTTCTTCGCTATTATCAAGCAGGACATGTGAATTGGGTGATGGCAGGGTTTATAGCCCTTGGATTTGTTTTTGGAGCCTATTTTGGTGCAGATTGGATTCAGGCGATTCCTGGTCCGCAGCTTAAAAAAGCGTTTGGTTTGTTTTTAATCATCCTTGGTTTAAAAATGTTTTTCTTAAAATAA